The Sesamum indicum cultivar Zhongzhi No. 13 linkage group LG1, S_indicum_v1.0, whole genome shotgun sequence genome includes a window with the following:
- the LOC105167513 gene encoding cytochrome b-c1 complex subunit 7: MAAALSKWLVDPKRNPLAALHMKTLSNRLSKYGLRYDDLYDPMYDLDVKEALNRLPKEVVDARNQRLKRAMDLSMKHDYLPEDLQAMQTPFRSYLQEMLALIKKENAEREALGALPLYQRTIP; encoded by the exons ATGGCAGCAGCTCTCTCCAAATGGCTTGTGGACCCGAAGCGCAACCCTCTCGCTGCGCTCCACATGAAAACCCTATCCAATCGACTCAGTAAATACG GGCTTCGTTATGACGATTTGTACGACCCGATGTACGACCTGGATGTGAAGGAGGCGCTGAATCGGCTGCCGAAAGAAGTTGTGGATGCGAGGAATCAGCGTCTTAAGCGCGCCATGGACCTTTCAATGAAGCATGATTATCTTCCGGAAGATCTTCAG GCTATGCAAACACCATTTAGGAGCTATCTGCAGGAGATGTTAGCTCTT ATCAAGAAAGAGAATGCTGAGCGTGAAGCACTCGGTGCTTTGCCCCTTTATCAGCGTACCATTCCTTGA
- the LOC105167438 gene encoding uncharacterized protein LOC105167438, giving the protein MEGFTLLSVFLCLSTCHLVFALRDGLLDNGNFEQAPKASELNGTIVLKPNAIPKWRVSGFVEYIKAGQKQGDMLLVVPEGYAAVRLGNEASIKQSLNVSKGMYYSLTFSAARTCAQEERLNVSVAPGFGVLPIQTLYSSNGWDSYAWAFQANHSVAEILIHNPGVEEDPACGPLIDSIAIRALYPPKATRDNLLKNGDFEEGPYVFPNTSWGVLVPPNIEDDHSPLPAWIVESLKAVKYIDAAHFSVPHGQRAIELVGGKESAIAQVARTIIGKTYELTFAIGDASNSCEGSMIVEAFAGRDTVKVPYESKGKGGYKRAVLRFAATAARTRIMFFSTYYHMRSDDFASLCGPVVDDVKLLSVHKPRRMA; this is encoded by the exons ATGGAGGGCTTCACTCTTTTGTCGGTGTTCTTGTGTTTGTCCACTTGCCATCTTGTCTTTGCCTTGAGAGATG GGCTACTAGACAATGGCAACTTTGAGCAGGCTCCCAAGGCCTCGGAACTCAACGGGACCATCGTGCTCAAACCCAATGCCATACCAAAATGGAGAGTTTCCGGCTTTGTTGAATACATTAAAGCCGGGCAAAAGCAAGGCGACATGCTTCTAGTTGTTCCAGAGGGATATGCTGCAGTCAGGCTAGGAAACGAGGCCTCAATTAAGCAATCGTTGAATGTGAGTAAAGGAATGTACTATTCGTTAACGTTTAGCGCTGCCAGGACCTGTGCTCAAGAGGAGAGGTTGAATGTGTCCGTTGCACCAGGCTTTGGGGTGCTCCCGATTCAAACTTTGTATAGTAGTAACGGTTGGGATTCGTACGCCTGGGCATTCCAAGCAAATCACAGTGTGGCTGAGATACTAATTCACAATCCAGGAGTAGAGGAAGATCCAGCATGTGGACCTCTGATTGATTCGATTGCTATTCGGGCTTTATATCCACCCAAAGCAACTCGTG ATAACCTGCTGAAAAATGGAGACTTTGAAGAAGGACCATACGTATTTCCCAACACGAGCTGGGGAGTCCTCGTCCCACCTAACATTGAGGATGATCACTCACCGCTACCCGCCTGGATAGTTGAATCTCTCAAAGCCGTAAAATACATTGACGCAGCACACTTCTCAGTCCCACATGGCCAACGAGCTATCGAGCTTGTCGGTGGGAAAGAAAGTGCTATTGCACAAGTAGCCAGAACGATCATTGGCAAGACTTATGAGCTTACCTTTGCCATTGGAGACGCTAGCAATTCTTGTGAGGGTTCGATGATCGTCGAAGCATTTGCTGGGAGAGACACCGTCAAGGTTCCTTATGAGTCCAAGGGCAAAGGTGGATACAAACGAGCCGTGCTGCGTTTCGCGGCCACTGCTGCTCGAACTCGAATCATGTTCTTCAGCACGTACTACCACATGAGGAGTGATGACTTTGCTTCGTTATGTGGTCCTGTGGTTGACGACGTGAAGTTGCTGAGCGTACATAAACCAAGGCGGATGGCCTGA
- the LOC105167601 gene encoding potassium channel AKT1 — translation MGIMGFKDVSKLRGSMCGMREIEDETERLSRDERSSHSVSSGILPALGANSSRRIKLRPSIISPRDPRYRAWETFLIVLVFYTAWVSPFEFGFNMGRNRILSILDNVVNGFFAIDIILTFFVAYLDKATYLLVDNPKLIAVRYARTWLIFDVISTIPSELARKILPSNVESYGYLSMLRLWRLRRVSAMFQRLEKDKNYSYFMVRVAKVTCVVLFEIHCAGCLFYLLADRYPDPKNTWIGSSIENFHDLSLWDRYVISIYWSIVTATTTGYGDLHPVNTGEMIFDIFYMLFNLGLTSYIIGNMTNLIVQTTFKTRKFRETINAASSFAKRNQLPPRLQEQMLAHLSLRYRTDSEGLQQQETLDALPKAIRSSISHFLFYSLVDKVYLFQGVSNDLLFQLVSEMKAEYFPPREDVILQNEAPTDFYILVNGAVEIISYTNGTAQVVGDCKTGDVCGEIGVLCYRPQLFTVRTKRLSQLLRLNRTAFLNILQTNVGDGAIIMNNLLQHLKAQNDPVMQEILTDTEHMLAHGRMDVPLSLCFAVSREDDLLLNHLLRRGLEPNELDSNGRSALHLAAAKGNLECVLLLLDYGADPNRRDSEGNVPLWDALLGKHEPVIKALVDNGATLSSGDVGQFACFAAEQNDLDLLKQITKFGGDVTLLNGLGTTALHTAISEENIEIIKFLIEQGADIDKPDVHGWTPRALADYQGHEAINALFQTKQESHNSGKAHQRSTSISTSEVQAALPYYLKKYPSEPTIPHFKPDDKTQNARDMGVPDHKTGWAASNSQNSLAAILTTGRKQNQGERMFASPRPDPCMQRAPARVFVCCAERADVEGFLVPLPESLQELLDLGDKKFGFHATKVVSEDGGALIEDLALIRDGDRIFLAS, via the exons ATGGGGATAATGGGTTTTAAGGATGTCTCGAAATTGAGGGGCTCGATGTGCGGGATGCGAGAAATCGAGGACGAAACTGAAAGGCTGTCAAGAGATGAGAGAAGCTCGCACAGCGTTTCCAGTGGTATTCTTCCGGCTCTGGGAGCCAACAGCAGTCGTAGGATTAAGCTTCGTCCTTCAATAATCTCCCCCCGTGATCCACGTTACAG AGCGTGGGAAACGTTCCTGATAGTGCTCGTCTTCTACACAGCATGGGTGTCTCCTTTTGAATTCGGTTTCAATATGGGACGGAATAGAATTCTCTCCATCCTGGACAATGTTGTCAACGGCTTTTTCGCCATTGACATCATCTtaacattttttgttgccTACCTCGACAAAGCAACTTATCTTCTCGTCGACAACCCAAAGCTGATTGCTGTCAGGTATGCAAGAACATGGTTGATCTTTGACGTGATATCCACAATACCCTCAGAGCTTGCACGGAAGATATTGCCGTCTAACGTTGAATCATACGGCTACCTTAGCATGCTTCGTCTCTGGCGTCTCAGGAGAGTCAGTGCAATGTTTCAGAG ATTGGAGAAAGACAAGAACTACAGTTACTTCATGGTCCGAGTGGCAAAAGTTACATGC GTGGTGCTTTTTGAGATTCATTGTGCTGGTTgcctcttttatcttctcgcTGATAGATATCCGGATCCGAAGAACACCTGGATTGGTTCTtcaatagaaaattttcatgatcTGTCTTTGTGGGACCGGTACGTTATATCTATTTACTGGTCTATTGTCACTGCCACGACCACCGGCTATGGCGATCTTCATCCTGTAAACACAGGGGAAATGATATTCGACATTTTCTACATGCTGTTCAACCTCGGGCTGACTTCATACATCATAGGAAACATGACCAACTTGATTGTTCAAACAACCTTCAAAACTAGGAAATTT AGAGAAACCATTAATGCGGCCTCAAGCTTTGCAAAGAGGAACCAGCTGCCGCCTCGTCTGCAAGAGCAGATGCTAGCTCACCTGAGCCTAAGGTACAGAACTGACTCGGAAGGGCTGCAGCAGCAAGAAACTCTCGATGCGCTTCCAAAAGCTATTCGTTCGAGTATATCGCATTTTCTGTTCTACTCCCTTGTTGATAAGGTGTATTTGTTCCAAGGCGTGTCCAATGACCTTCTCTTTCAGCTG GTCTCTGAGATGAAGGCCGAGTATTTTCCACCGAGGGAAGATGTGATCTTACAAAATGAGGCACCTACAgatttttacattttggtTAATGGGGCAGTg GAGATTATTTCCTATACAAATGGAACGGCACAG gTTGTTGGTGATTGCAAGACGGGCGACGTTTGTGGTGAAATTGGCGTTCTGTGCTACAGGCCACAACTTTTCACTGTACGTACAAAACGATTGAGTCAGCTACTCCGGTTGAATCGTACTGCATTTTTGAACATCCTCCAAACTAATGTTGGAGATGGGGCCATAATCATGAACAACCTTCTTCAG CATCTGAAAGCACAGAACGACCCCGTGATGCAAGAAATTTTGACGGACACAGAGCACATGCTGGCTCATGGAAGGATGGATGTGCCTCTCAGCTTATGCTTTGCAGTTTCCAGAGAGGATGATCTATTGCTGAACCATTTATTGAGACGAGGTTTGGAACCAAATGAATTGGATAGCAATGGACGCAGTGCTTTG CATCTTGCAGCAGCGAAAGGAAATTTAGAGTGTGTGCTTCTACTTCTAGATTATGGAGCGGATCCCAACAGAAGAG ATTCTGAAGGAAATGTTCCTCTATGGGATGCCTTATTGGGGAAGCATGAGCCAGTGATCAAAGCACTCGTTGATAACGGGGCGACGTTATCTTCTGGCGATGTGGGCCAGTTTGCATGCTTTGCAGCCGAGCAGAATGACCTCGATCTACTCAAACAAATCACCAAGTTTGGCGGGGATGTCACCCTGCTCAACGGCTTGGGAACAACGGCCCTACATACAGCTATATCCGAAGAAAACattgaaattattaagtttttgatcgaacaaggagccgACATAGACAAGCCGGACGTGCATGGATGGACGCCACGTGCCTTAGCTGATTATCAAGGCCATGAAGCAATCAATGCTTTGTTTCAAACCAAGCAAGAGTCTCACAATTCCGGTAAGGCGCACCAAAGAAGCACAAGCATAAGTACTTCTGAGGTGCAAGCAGCGCTGCCTTATTACCTTAAGAAGTATCCAAGCGAACCAACAATACCTCATTTCAAACCAGATGACAAAACACAAAATGCTAGAGACATGGGCGTTCCCGACCATAAAACAGGATGGGCGGCAAGCAATTCTCAGAATTCACTTGCAGCCATCCTTACAACTGGCCGTAAACAGAACCAAG GAGAAAGGATGTTTGCCTCACCTCGGCCGGATCCTTGTATGCAACGTGCCCCTGCTAGAGTATTTGTATGTTGTGCGGAAAGGGCCGATGTAGAAGGATTTCTGGTGCCTCTGCCGGAGTCTCTTCAAGAGCTGCTGGATTTGGGGGATAAGAAGTTTGGTTTTCATGCTACCAAAGTTGTATCGGAAGACGGAGGAGCGTTGATTGAAGACTTGGCTTTGATAAGAGATGGTGATCGTATTTTCCTGGCTAGTTAA